The proteins below come from a single Nitrospirota bacterium genomic window:
- a CDS encoding ABC transporter ATP-binding protein codes for MIEIVDLYKAFGRNHVLRGANLKIEKGESMVVIGGSGSGKSVLIKHIIGTLKPDSGSILIDGVDIAKLSENELYETRKRFGMLFQMAALFDSMKVWENVAFALMRHGKLKEKDAKEIASEKLRMVGLIGVEDLMPSELSGGMKKRVGLARAIAHSPEILLYDEPTTGLDPIMADAINDLIIEMKQKLSVTSVAITHDMHSAYKIADRIAMLYEGRIIATGTPDEIKNTDNATVRQFITGSAVGPIKIEGVTA; via the coding sequence ATGATAGAGATTGTAGATTTGTATAAGGCTTTTGGCAGAAACCATGTGCTCAGAGGCGCAAACCTCAAAATTGAGAAGGGCGAAAGCATGGTGGTAATAGGAGGAAGCGGTTCGGGAAAGAGTGTTCTTATAAAACATATTATAGGCACGCTTAAGCCTGACAGCGGCTCTATATTGATAGACGGAGTTGATATTGCAAAACTCAGCGAAAATGAACTATATGAGACAAGGAAAAGATTCGGCATGCTTTTTCAGATGGCAGCCTTGTTTGATTCAATGAAAGTATGGGAAAATGTAGCGTTCGCTTTAATGAGGCACGGTAAATTGAAAGAGAAAGACGCAAAAGAAATAGCAAGCGAAAAACTGAGAATGGTCGGTTTGATAGGAGTTGAGGACCTTATGCCTTCTGAACTTTCAGGAGGAATGAAAAAAAGGGTCGGACTTGCAAGGGCAATAGCCCACTCTCCTGAAATACTCCTGTACGACGAGCCTACCACAGGGCTTGACCCAATAATGGCTGACGCAATAAATGACCTTATAATAGAGATGAAACAGAAACTTTCGGTCACATCAGTGGCTATAACGCATGACATGCACAGCGCATACAAGATTGCAGACAGGATTGCAATGCTCTATGAAGGCAGAATAATTGCCACCGGCACACCGGATGAAATAAAAAACACAGACAATGCAACAGTAAGGCAGTTTATAACCGGAAGCGCAGTCGGCCCAATAAAGATAGAAGGAGTAACTGCATGA
- a CDS encoding MCE family protein yields MKGLSTELKVGSFALIIIALLTYMTFKVGGFEWVKKKGYVVYAEFKNIGGLDEKTRIKVAGVDAGIIERIELRNGRARLTLRIDRNVVLYSDTSVGVKATGLLGDKYLELKIGSQPPPLKDGDTIKNVIEIVDIDDLVRNLTDVSTNINNFASALNESIGTPEGKAALKESILNLRDITAGLKDTISVNDKKMRKALDNINDFIASIHDLVEKNKEPLTATIGNVKDFSASLKKDGPDLVANLGKASEELKAMLEENRPSIKSATESIDTISKKIADGEGSIGKLVKDDRLYESLNKAAEGVNKQLGAIDRFRTFITFQADYLTKPKDAKGQFYVTLQPKPDKYYIFGIVGDPVANVTTTTTTTNGSTVTEEKAEKKIEFTAQFAKRFQDLALRIGLTENTIGVGADYFFLKDKIKLTADVWDFAKDEEGSKQPHVKVGVDYYIFKHIFLSAGGDNILNKKRRGAYAGAGVRFEDEDLKYLFGTVPKVPGK; encoded by the coding sequence ATGAAAGGCCTTTCTACAGAGCTGAAAGTAGGTTCTTTTGCGCTTATAATTATTGCTCTCCTGACATACATGACATTTAAGGTCGGCGGCTTTGAATGGGTAAAAAAGAAAGGATACGTAGTCTATGCCGAGTTTAAAAATATCGGAGGCCTTGACGAAAAGACAAGGATAAAGGTTGCCGGTGTTGATGCCGGCATCATTGAAAGAATTGAACTCAGGAATGGGAGGGCAAGGCTAACCCTCAGAATAGACAGGAATGTTGTGCTGTATTCAGACACCTCCGTAGGCGTAAAAGCAACAGGCCTTCTCGGAGACAAATATCTTGAACTGAAAATAGGTTCGCAGCCGCCGCCGCTGAAGGACGGAGACACGATAAAAAATGTTATAGAAATCGTGGACATTGACGATCTGGTAAGGAATCTCACGGATGTCTCTACAAACATCAACAATTTCGCATCCGCCCTCAACGAATCCATAGGCACGCCGGAGGGAAAAGCAGCGCTCAAGGAATCTATCCTGAACCTTAGAGATATCACTGCAGGACTTAAAGATACAATATCCGTAAATGACAAAAAGATGCGGAAAGCGCTCGACAATATCAACGATTTCATCGCATCCATACACGACCTTGTAGAGAAAAACAAGGAGCCGCTGACAGCAACAATCGGCAATGTAAAAGATTTTTCAGCCTCTCTGAAAAAAGACGGGCCCGACCTTGTGGCAAACCTTGGAAAGGCGTCTGAAGAGCTCAAGGCAATGCTCGAGGAAAACAGGCCCTCTATCAAGAGCGCTACGGAATCAATTGACACCATCTCCAAAAAAATTGCGGACGGCGAAGGCAGCATCGGCAAACTTGTTAAGGATGACAGGCTCTATGAGTCGCTGAATAAAGCCGCCGAAGGCGTTAATAAGCAATTAGGAGCTATAGACAGATTTAGGACCTTCATAACATTTCAGGCTGATTATCTCACAAAACCAAAAGATGCCAAAGGGCAATTCTACGTGACACTCCAGCCGAAACCTGACAAATACTACATTTTCGGTATTGTCGGCGACCCTGTGGCGAATGTCACGACAACTACCACAACTACAAACGGCTCAACTGTCACAGAAGAGAAGGCAGAGAAAAAGATAGAGTTTACAGCGCAGTTTGCAAAGAGATTTCAGGATCTTGCTCTTAGAATCGGCCTTACTGAAAACACAATAGGAGTCGGCGCGGATTATTTTTTCCTTAAGGACAAGATAAAACTCACCGCTGATGTCTGGGATTTCGCAAAAGACGAAGAGGGCTCAAAACAGCCGCATGTAAAGGTAGGAGTTGATTACTACATATTCAAACATATATTCCTTTCCGCAGGCGGCGATAATATCCTTAACAAAAAGCGGCGCGGAGCCTACGCAGGCGCCGGGGTGAGATTTGAGGATGAAGACCTGAAATATCTATTCGGGACAGTGCCGAAAGTGCCGGGAAAGTAA